Below is a genomic region from SAR324 cluster bacterium.
CTCAGTTCACTCGGTCTGCCCATTTCAACTCCCTGAGCAATCCTCCAATCATAATCTCTGTCTAAACCTTCCTCCAAGTGAGTGAGTAATCCAGCCAAGGCACAATTTGCACTTCCGGTTGCAGGATCTTCGGTCATGCCGTCCAACGGAGCGAACATCCGAGTCTGCAGATCAAATTCATCCTCAGAGTGTACATAGAGATGCATCATTGATACGCCCTGCGCCTGGAGTACTTGAAAAGCGTCTAGATTCGGTCTCGCTTTTTCTAGTGCCTCTCGATCCTTCAATTCGACCATTAAGAAAGGCATACCCACAGAAGCAAGCTGCGGTCTGTGTCTATCCAAACGAATTGCTGAGCCTGGAAGATTCAGAGCTTGGCTGACCGATTCCAAACGGATCTCTGCTCCAAGTGAGAGAGGCGTGGGAGCCTGTAGTTCAAAGAAGGGATGACCGTCATCTGGATTTGTTATGGTAACTGGAACTAAACCAGCCTCTTCCTCAAAGACGACCTTCAGCGGAGGCTGGACTTCACCAAGATATCCGTTGCGATAGAGCGTGAAGGTGGTGCCCAGATTGGGGTGACCTGCAAACGGTATTTCTGAGGTAGGCGTGAAGATCCTCACTCGTTTGGTCTGGCCTTGTTTGGGAGGGAAGACGAAAGTTGTCTCGGAGAAATTGAATTCACGAGCGATCTGCTGCATTTGCTCATCGTTCAGACCACTAGCTTCTGGAACAACTGCGAGTTGATTCCCTTGAAAAGCATGTTTGGTGAAGACGTCACAGATGAAGAATTGGTAGGTCATCAAAGGAATAGGTCTGTCAGTAACAGGAAGCTTTGGCACCAGTCAGATGCCAGCATGATTCAATGTATTTTGAGTGAGCGCAGTGAGAGCAACACATCGCTAGATCGCAAATAGCAGAGATGACTCAGTTGGACCAAACGGCGCAATTACACCATCTCCCGTTTGTCCCTGCTTCTCTCCTTACACAGGAATTGCGGTGCCAGCGGCATTTCTAGCAACATAGTTTTGCGGAACTCCCGGAAATATTTCTTTAAATAGGCTCAACATGTTCATCGTAGAACGTCTATCCGAGCTTAAATGCAAATGCCCAGGAGACCCTAGCGTGGGAGGAAGCGCAAATCCGTGAGGGGTCCCTGAGTGATCATGAAAATTCCAATCAACCCCAGCTTCATTCATTTCAGCATAGAATCTTTCCTTGCTTTCATTTGGCACTAGATAATCAGTTGCACCGTTCTCAATCAATACGACTGCTTTTTTGTTATAATGGTTTTCACATAATTTCAGTGGTGGTATCGTTGCACCATATTTTGCTGCATTTGGATCTTCTCCGGTTTGCAACAGACCATGGAAAGAAACAACTCCCCCGACATCCAATCCACCTCGAATACACTCCAGCACCGCCATTCCCCCAAAGCAGTAGCCGATCGCAGCCGGGGCAAACGATTTGTCAACAAAAGGACTGTCCAAGCCTTTTTCCAACCAAATCTTCAGCAAAGCTCTGAATTTTTCATGATCGTGATCCAGTGAAACTAGCCCCTCAAAACACCGCTTCCTGAAAGCTGGCACGAGCTGCTCATCTTCCGGCCATAATCTTTGGTGGGGTGGCACGAGATCCCCATAAAG
It encodes:
- a CDS encoding dienelactone hydrolase family protein codes for the protein MNQSKENSPSGSDLRRSEINFSFRDNTYKGYLVAPSAVQGPRPLVLIFHNFQGLKFFELDVAEYLAKLGYVGLAADLYGDLVPPHQRLWPEDEQLVPAFRKRCFEGLVSLDHDHEKFRALLKIWLEKGLDSPFVDKSFAPAAIGYCFGGMAVLECIRGGLDVGGVVSFHGLLQTGEDPNAAKYGATIPPLKLCENHYNKKAVVLIENGATDYLVPNESKERFYAEMNEAGVDWNFHDHSGTPHGFALPPTLGSPGHLHLSSDRRSTMNMLSLFKEIFPGVPQNYVARNAAGTAIPV
- a CDS encoding PhzF family phenazine biosynthesis protein yields the protein MTYQFFICDVFTKHAFQGNQLAVVPEASGLNDEQMQQIAREFNFSETTFVFPPKQGQTKRVRIFTPTSEIPFAGHPNLGTTFTLYRNGYLGEVQPPLKVVFEEEAGLVPVTITNPDDGHPFFELQAPTPLSLGAEIRLESVSQALNLPGSAIRLDRHRPQLASVGMPFLMVELKDREALEKARPNLDAFQVLQAQGVSMMHLYVHSEDEFDLQTRMFAPLDGMTEDPATGSANCALAGLLTHLEEGLDRDYDWRIAQGVEMGRPSELRARARKRNGVVTTTWIGGNCIQIAEGNLHI